A genomic stretch from Thermomonospora umbrina includes:
- a CDS encoding serine hydrolase — MRPALAAIALSLALVAPWTPAHAAAPGTDDAASQPCASRRHPVVARRLGHAITSALSARTGTEAVGVYDHRRGLTCWVRGGRRYDSASVVKVTVLGVLLRRAMDRRRSLTSRERSLARAMITRSDNDATSQLWRSLGRTRLQRFLDRAAMTQTRLGKGGYWGLTQITARDEIRLLRVLTHRNGLLNDTSRAYALKLMSEVVSSQRWGVPAGAPKGSRMHLKNGWLPRHGRYWRVHSIGAFRGGDRDYTIVVLTQDTPSMSYGIRTIERVARAVHRHLNPADTSGIPATPPDPSWETSDGSAVPEPTG, encoded by the coding sequence ATGCGCCCCGCCCTCGCCGCCATCGCGCTCTCCCTGGCCCTCGTGGCTCCCTGGACACCCGCCCACGCCGCCGCGCCCGGCACCGACGACGCCGCTTCCCAACCCTGCGCCTCGCGACGCCACCCGGTCGTCGCGCGCCGTCTGGGCCATGCCATCACGTCCGCCCTGTCCGCGCGCACCGGCACCGAGGCCGTCGGCGTGTACGACCACCGCCGAGGGCTCACCTGCTGGGTACGGGGCGGTCGCCGCTACGACTCGGCGAGCGTCGTCAAGGTCACCGTGCTCGGCGTGTTGCTCCGCCGCGCCATGGACCGCCGCCGCTCCCTCACCTCCCGGGAACGGTCGCTCGCCCGCGCCATGATCACCCGCTCGGACAACGACGCCACCTCGCAATTGTGGCGCTCGCTGGGCCGGACCCGGCTGCAGCGCTTCCTCGACCGCGCCGCCATGACGCAGACCAGGCTGGGGAAGGGCGGCTACTGGGGCCTCACCCAGATCACCGCCCGCGACGAGATCCGCCTGCTGCGCGTGCTCACCCACCGGAACGGGCTCCTGAACGACACATCCCGGGCGTACGCGCTGAAGCTGATGTCCGAGGTGGTGTCCTCCCAGCGCTGGGGCGTTCCGGCGGGGGCTCCCAAGGGTTCGCGCATGCATCTCAAGAACGGATGGCTGCCCCGCCACGGCCGCTACTGGCGGGTCCACAGCATCGGTGCCTTCCGGGGAGGCGACCGCGATTACACGATCGTCGTCCTCACCCAGGACACCCCGTCGATGTCCTACGGGATCCGCACCATCGAACGTGTGGCACGGGCCGTCCACCGCCATCTCAACCCCGCCGACACCAGCGGCATCCCCGCCACACCTCCGGACCCCTCGTGGGAGACCTCGGACGGCTCCGCCGTGCCCGAACCCACCGGCTGA